In Melioribacteraceae bacterium 4301-Me, a genomic segment contains:
- a CDS encoding chemotaxis protein CheW, which yields MVRFLSFEKVNSSQKINWEKIKKQIKDAEMSLTQNFSVDIDTQNKILEKRASLFARESKEDKTSSVLIETLEFIIANEIYCLELKYISEAIKLKEITKINAVSPHLLGLANVRGKIISIIDIKKIFDLPPENLSNQNIVVVIQLDKIKFGFVVDKIIGISKIKLTDVQAPPTALTEKKTEFLMGITKEHKIVLDGAKLITYN from the coding sequence ATGGTACGTTTTTTATCATTTGAAAAAGTTAACAGTTCACAAAAGATTAATTGGGAGAAAATAAAAAAACAAATAAAAGATGCTGAAATGTCACTTACCCAAAATTTTAGTGTAGACATAGATACACAAAACAAAATTCTGGAAAAACGTGCGAGCTTGTTTGCTCGTGAATCTAAAGAAGATAAAACTTCTTCCGTATTAATCGAGACATTAGAATTCATAATCGCTAACGAAATTTATTGCCTTGAATTAAAATATATAAGTGAAGCAATCAAGTTAAAAGAAATAACAAAAATAAATGCTGTTTCTCCGCATCTTTTAGGTTTAGCAAATGTCCGCGGTAAAATTATTAGCATTATTGATATAAAAAAAATTTTTGACTTACCTCCAGAAAATCTTTCTAACCAAAACATCGTTGTAGTAATCCAGTTAGATAAGATAAAATTTGGTTTCGTAGTAGATAAAATAATAGGTATATCAAAAATAAAGTTAACCGATGTTCAAGCACCTCCTACTGCTTTGACAGAGAAAAAAACTGAATTCTTAATGGGTATTACAAAAGAGCATAAAATAGTTCTTGATGGAGCTAAACTTATTACATACAATTAG
- a CDS encoding methyl-accepting chemotaxis protein — protein sequence MRWFLNLSTRNKLYIAFAVIIILIGIIAITTYSNIENMRISQKVLYENDFVLVNNLPELRSSFNRARVLILTMMLVNDPQLQKEFKHEVDLKEKSLDSLLTIATELNSNDAVSLSKIDELKSLLTEFRKTRQQILDLLSVKKYDEAQKLATGIQSTRYDRIRKLTIELEKSAKNDAELSIKNFYANIKAIFNALTIISIISILLAIAITLYLSKIIASPLKEITNATNKISSGDLTITIPHKLRKDEIGFLSDNFTQMLQNLRSITKEITEGINVLGSSASEILATTTQIASAAAQTASSISQTTTTVEEVKQTAQLSSQKAKYVLESSQRASQFSQTGKKSVEESIEAMNKIKEQMEFVAEGIVRLSEQSQAIGEIIAAVNDLADQSNLLAVNAAIEAAKAGEQGKGFSVVAQEIRSLAEQSKQATTQVRTILGEIQKAMSSAVLATEQAAKAVEAGVKQSLEAGESIRVLTESVTEAAQAATQIAASSQQQFVGMEQIAQAMENIKQASSQNAVGTKQAESAAKNLNELGTKLKELVQQFKV from the coding sequence ATGAGATGGTTTTTAAATTTATCTACTAGAAATAAGTTATACATTGCATTTGCGGTAATAATAATCTTAATTGGAATTATTGCCATAACCACATACTCTAACATTGAGAACATGCGTATATCACAAAAAGTGTTATATGAAAATGACTTTGTATTAGTAAATAATTTACCAGAGTTAAGATCAAGTTTTAATCGTGCACGAGTATTGATTTTAACAATGATGCTTGTAAATGATCCACAACTCCAAAAGGAATTTAAACATGAAGTAGATTTAAAAGAAAAATCTTTAGATAGCCTTTTAACAATTGCTACTGAGCTAAACAGCAATGATGCTGTGTCTCTTTCAAAAATTGACGAATTAAAATCTTTATTAACCGAGTTTAGAAAAACTCGCCAACAAATACTTGATTTACTCTCAGTTAAAAAGTATGATGAAGCACAAAAGCTCGCTACTGGTATTCAATCAACTCGATATGATAGAATTAGAAAACTTACAATTGAACTTGAAAAATCTGCTAAAAATGATGCTGAATTAAGCATTAAAAATTTCTATGCAAACATAAAGGCCATCTTCAATGCTCTTACTATAATAAGTATAATTTCTATTTTATTGGCTATTGCCATAACGTTATATTTAAGTAAAATTATTGCTTCACCATTAAAAGAAATAACTAATGCGACTAATAAAATATCATCAGGTGATTTAACAATTACAATACCTCATAAACTTCGTAAAGATGAAATTGGCTTTTTATCAGATAATTTCACGCAAATGCTCCAAAATCTTCGCAGCATAACAAAAGAAATAACAGAAGGGATAAATGTATTAGGTTCCTCAGCCAGTGAAATATTAGCTACCACTACACAAATTGCCTCAGCTGCTGCACAAACTGCTTCATCAATAAGCCAAACTACCACTACTGTTGAAGAAGTAAAACAAACTGCTCAACTTTCTTCTCAAAAAGCCAAATATGTTTTAGAAAGTTCTCAAAGAGCTTCTCAATTTTCTCAAACGGGTAAAAAGTCGGTTGAAGAATCAATTGAGGCAATGAACAAGATTAAAGAGCAAATGGAATTTGTTGCCGAAGGCATAGTTAGGCTAAGCGAACAAAGTCAAGCTATTGGAGAAATTATTGCAGCAGTAAATGACTTAGCAGACCAATCGAACTTATTAGCTGTAAATGCAGCAATTGAAGCAGCTAAAGCCGGAGAACAAGGTAAGGGATTTAGTGTAGTTGCTCAAGAGATAAGGTCTTTAGCCGAGCAATCAAAACAAGCTACTACACAAGTACGTACAATTTTAGGTGAAATACAAAAGGCGATGAGTTCGGCTGTACTTGCTACAGAGCAAGCAGCAAAAGCAGTAGAAGCCGGTGTTAAACAATCTTTAGAAGCTGGCGAATCAATTCGTGTATTAACAGAAAGTGTTACTGAGGCTGCACAAGCGGCGACTCAAATTGCAGCTTCAAGTCAACAGCAGTTTGTGGGCATGGAACAAATTGCTCAAGCGATGGAAAACATTAAACAAGCCAGTTCTCAAAATGCAGTTGGTACTAAGCAAGCTGAAAGTGCTGCGAAAAATCTGAATGAGTTAGGAACAAAATTAAAAGAGTTAGTACAACAATTTAAAGTGTGA
- a CDS encoding chemotaxis protein CheW: MNIEEQIVVFVIDNSKYALNLSNVERVIPSVAITKLPEAPAIIEGIIKIGEQIIPIVNTRKRFHIAERKINIFDKIIIVRTKKRIIGLIVDNVEGAIELGGRKPVPAEKILPKLKLISGVIQLDDGLVLIHDVDEFLSLDEDKKLTKALEK; this comes from the coding sequence ATGAATATTGAAGAACAAATAGTTGTTTTTGTAATTGATAATAGCAAATACGCACTTAACCTTTCGAATGTAGAGCGTGTTATACCCTCAGTTGCAATAACAAAACTACCTGAAGCTCCGGCAATAATAGAAGGAATAATTAAAATTGGGGAGCAAATTATTCCTATCGTAAACACAAGAAAACGATTTCATATAGCTGAACGCAAAATAAATATATTCGACAAAATAATAATCGTTCGTACAAAAAAAAGAATAATTGGCTTAATTGTAGACAATGTAGAAGGCGCTATTGAACTTGGGGGTAGAAAACCGGTGCCAGCAGAAAAAATTCTTCCTAAGTTAAAATTAATCAGTGGTGTTATTCAATTAGATGACGGGTTGGTGTTAATCCATGATGTAGATGAATTTCTTTCTTTAGATGAAGATAAAAAATTAACAAAAGCATTAGAAAAATAG
- a CDS encoding CheR family methyltransferase: MIESSLSAELLDLASNIIADKLGLSFPQDRWKELERGIMQAAQASNKKNVEEYLQSLLLFSLSENECEILTSYLTNSETYFFRDEKLFDALKFHILPSLIESREKEKRLRIWSAGCSTGEEPYSIALLLNQLIQNIDEWNITILASDINPISIEKMKKGLYNEWSFRGVPAFLKESCFTKVQNGQYEILNKFKKMITPAIINLAKDNFPSLNNNTTAMDIILCRNVLMYFNYDTVNKTINNFYNCLVDNGWLIVSPSDFSQILFSKFSSEYYLENILYRKNENRRTIDSYSETQKNLTYNNLLNDITKQELTTNNNSNKIKKSSTEKTLDSTTVTYQRACELYSKNKFTEAADLLSQYLNEKPNNSAAFILLARIYANLQKLVEASFYCKKAISIDSLNPINYYLFAVILQEQNCLEEALSAIKKAIYLDKNFVIAYLTAGNILSKLGKIKEAKRNIRSALSILKKFHDDSIVPESDGLTVKQIKELIKISYNIEI, encoded by the coding sequence GTGATTGAAAGTTCGCTTTCGGCTGAGCTGCTTGATTTAGCAAGTAATATTATTGCTGATAAACTTGGTCTTTCATTCCCTCAAGATCGATGGAAAGAACTTGAAAGAGGTATTATGCAAGCAGCGCAGGCATCCAACAAAAAAAATGTTGAAGAGTACTTGCAGTCATTACTCTTATTCAGTTTATCTGAGAACGAGTGTGAAATTCTTACTAGTTATTTAACTAATAGTGAAACATATTTTTTCAGAGACGAAAAGCTTTTTGACGCACTTAAGTTTCATATTCTACCATCTTTAATAGAATCTCGAGAAAAAGAAAAGCGTTTACGGATTTGGAGTGCTGGATGTAGCACAGGTGAAGAGCCATACTCCATTGCTCTTCTGCTTAATCAACTAATACAAAACATAGATGAATGGAATATTACTATTCTCGCTTCTGATATTAATCCAATCTCTATCGAAAAAATGAAAAAAGGACTATATAATGAATGGTCTTTTAGAGGTGTGCCTGCATTCTTAAAAGAATCTTGTTTTACAAAAGTTCAAAATGGACAGTATGAAATTCTTAACAAATTTAAGAAAATGATTACTCCTGCAATAATTAATCTTGCAAAAGATAATTTCCCATCATTGAATAATAATACAACAGCAATGGATATTATTCTCTGTAGAAATGTGCTCATGTACTTTAATTATGATACAGTTAATAAAACAATAAACAACTTCTATAACTGCTTAGTAGATAACGGCTGGTTAATAGTCAGTCCAAGTGATTTTTCTCAAATACTATTTTCCAAATTTTCTTCTGAATATTACTTAGAAAATATTCTTTATAGGAAAAATGAAAATAGGAGAACAATTGATTCTTACTCTGAAACCCAAAAAAACCTAACATACAATAACTTATTAAACGATATAACTAAACAAGAACTTACTACAAACAATAATAGTAATAAGATCAAAAAAAGTTCTACAGAAAAAACTCTTGATAGTACCACTGTAACTTACCAACGAGCGTGCGAACTTTATTCAAAAAATAAATTTACTGAAGCTGCTGATTTACTCTCTCAGTATTTGAATGAAAAGCCTAACAATTCCGCAGCATTCATATTATTAGCAAGGATATATGCAAACTTGCAAAAATTAGTTGAGGCTTCATTTTATTGCAAAAAAGCTATTTCGATTGACAGCCTTAATCCAATTAATTATTATTTATTTGCAGTTATACTTCAAGAGCAAAATTGTTTAGAGGAAGCGTTAAGTGCTATCAAAAAAGCAATTTACCTTGATAAAAACTTTGTTATTGCATATTTAACAGCAGGTAATATACTTAGTAAACTTGGGAAAATTAAAGAAGCAAAAAGAAATATTAGAAGTGCGCTTTCAATACTTAAAAAATTTCATGATGATTCAATTGTACCTGAAAGTGACGGCTTAACGGTAAAGCAAATAAAAGAGTTAATAAAAATTTCTTACAATATTGAGATATAA